In a single window of the Anaerocolumna cellulosilytica genome:
- a CDS encoding sensor histidine kinase, translating into MLYIVLIFTAVITGGYFSFRYFSILYAFKHVIKEITNIQQDFTKNQVLHLPIPDRHLGKLLSAFNTTLEEIRKERQKYEKREKDFERQIENISHDLRTPLTVILGYLKLIKKSWNNSIKDENERSETIDIIEDKAESLKNLVIQFYDFTRVNAGDYKLPLNKVDITKTIRESIIGLYRILERTHLQVEVDIPDYPIWVLGEESALERIFHNLFQNAGRYAYTYLHILMKNSKQGISISFINDTKVLTENDIPHLFERFYMQDQSRSQGGSGLGLTVAKSLAESMGAELNAHALSRESIGSELNVPEICFELFMKPFDR; encoded by the coding sequence ATGTTGTATATTGTGTTAATTTTTACAGCAGTTATCACGGGAGGATATTTTTCTTTTCGCTATTTTTCAATCCTCTATGCTTTTAAGCATGTTATAAAAGAAATAACCAATATACAACAGGACTTCACAAAGAATCAGGTGCTTCATCTACCTATACCGGATCGGCATTTAGGAAAATTACTATCTGCTTTTAATACCACTTTAGAAGAGATACGAAAGGAACGGCAAAAATATGAAAAAAGAGAAAAAGATTTTGAAAGACAAATAGAGAATATAAGTCATGATTTGCGCACACCTTTAACTGTAATACTAGGGTATTTGAAACTCATTAAAAAATCTTGGAATAATTCAATAAAAGATGAGAATGAACGCTCTGAGACAATAGACATTATCGAAGATAAAGCTGAAAGTTTGAAGAATTTGGTGATACAGTTTTATGATTTTACCCGAGTAAATGCAGGTGACTACAAACTGCCTCTGAACAAAGTTGATATTACAAAAACTATAAGGGAATCCATTATAGGACTGTATCGAATTTTGGAAAGAACTCATTTACAGGTAGAAGTAGATATTCCTGATTATCCAATCTGGGTATTAGGAGAGGAGTCGGCATTAGAACGAATATTTCATAATCTATTCCAAAACGCAGGAAGATATGCGTACACATACCTTCATATATTAATGAAAAATAGTAAGCAAGGTATATCTATTTCATTTATCAATGATACCAAGGTACTAACAGAGAATGATATACCTCACTTATTTGAAAGGTTTTATATGCAAGATCAATCTAGAAGTCAAGGTGGTTCAGGATTAGGTTTAACAGTCGCAAAATCACTAGCAGAATCAATGGGTGCAGAATTAAATGCTCATGCTCTTAGTAGAGAATCAATAGGTTCTGAATTAAATGTACCTGAAATATGCTTTGAATTATTCATGAAACCTTTTGACAGATGA
- a CDS encoding type II toxin-antitoxin system PemK/MazF family toxin, with the protein MGNNKTKAIKWSVRKVIIKRGDIFYADLRPVIGSEQGGVRPVLIIQNDTGNKHSPTVICAAITSKMNKAKLPTHVEIDADKYGIIKDSVILLEQVRTIDKSRLKEKVCHLDQDVLKKINRALIISFALDTYFK; encoded by the coding sequence ATGGGAAATAATAAGACTAAAGCCATAAAATGGAGTGTGAGAAAAGTGATTATAAAACGTGGAGATATCTTCTATGCGGATTTAAGACCTGTTATTGGTTCGGAACAAGGAGGAGTCCGCCCTGTCTTGATAATACAAAATGATACAGGAAATAAGCATAGCCCTACAGTAATATGTGCGGCAATAACTTCTAAAATGAATAAAGCGAAACTTCCGACTCATGTTGAAATAGATGCAGACAAATATGGAATTATTAAGGATTCGGTGATTTTGCTTGAGCAGGTCAGGACAATTGATAAATCAAGATTAAAAGAAAAAGTATGTCATCTGGACCAAGACGTATTAAAGAAAATTAATCGTGCGCTGATTATAAGTTTTGCATTAGATACATACTTTAAATAA
- the alr gene encoding alanine racemase, which yields MTAENHESEENEVEGRYFRVTANINLDAIYHNIEKTKNMLTAGAKLMVIIKADGYGHGAVPIARTLYPLADAYGIAIIEEAIELRKNGIDKPILVLGHTSKEQYKQLVEYDITQTIFQYCAAKELAIEARREKKCAKIHIKIDTGMSRIGFYDSIDSIEEVKKIARLEGIEIEGIFSHFACADASDKTSAKRQLERFLSFIKQLEEEGIYIPVKHMANSAGIIDLPEAYLDMVRSGIATYGMYPSEEVIQKRIPLEPAMEIKTHVSYVKEVEAGIGVSYGSTYVTEKKTKIATIPVGYGDGYPRQLSSKGRVLIHGKAAPIIGRVCMDQFMVDASNIEEVKQGDVVTLVGEDNGERITVEELAALAYSFNYEFVCNVGKRVPRIYYRNGKAVEIRE from the coding sequence ATGACAGCAGAGAATCATGAAAGCGAAGAGAACGAAGTAGAAGGCAGATATTTTAGGGTAACTGCCAATATCAATTTAGATGCCATTTATCATAATATAGAAAAGACTAAAAATATGCTTACTGCTGGTGCAAAACTAATGGTAATTATAAAAGCAGATGGCTATGGACACGGAGCTGTTCCCATCGCCAGAACACTCTATCCATTAGCGGATGCATATGGCATTGCAATTATAGAGGAAGCAATAGAGTTAAGGAAAAATGGCATTGATAAACCTATTTTAGTATTAGGTCATACTTCTAAGGAGCAGTATAAGCAATTGGTGGAGTATGATATTACGCAGACTATTTTTCAGTATTGCGCGGCAAAAGAATTAGCGATAGAAGCCAGGAGAGAAAAAAAATGTGCCAAAATTCATATTAAAATCGATACAGGAATGTCTAGGATTGGTTTTTATGATAGTATAGATAGTATTGAAGAAGTCAAAAAAATTGCCCGGCTAGAAGGCATTGAAATCGAAGGTATCTTTTCCCACTTTGCATGTGCTGATGCGTCTGATAAGACTTCTGCAAAAAGGCAATTGGAAAGATTTTTGTCATTCATAAAGCAATTAGAAGAAGAAGGAATTTATATTCCGGTAAAGCATATGGCTAATAGTGCAGGTATTATTGATTTACCGGAAGCGTATCTTGACATGGTACGAAGCGGAATAGCCACTTATGGTATGTATCCTTCCGAAGAGGTAATACAGAAAAGGATTCCACTAGAGCCGGCAATGGAGATTAAAACACATGTTAGCTATGTAAAAGAAGTTGAGGCAGGAATTGGAGTTAGTTACGGTAGTACATATGTAACTGAAAAAAAGACTAAGATAGCAACAATACCTGTGGGCTATGGTGATGGATACCCAAGACAATTATCTTCCAAAGGGCGGGTTTTAATACACGGAAAGGCAGCACCTATAATTGGAAGAGTATGTATGGATCAGTTTATGGTAGATGCATCAAACATTGAAGAGGTTAAGCAGGGAGACGTTGTAACTTTGGTTGGTGAAGATAATGGCGAGCGCATAACAGTAGAAGAGTTAGCAGCTTTAGCCTATTCCTTTAACTACGAATTCGTATGTAATGTTGGAAAAAGAGTACCGCGTATATATTACCGTAACGGTAAAGCAGTGGAGATAAGGGAATAA
- a CDS encoding NAD(P)H-hydrate dehydratase has product MKNIVDSVEMKAIDKYTIEKIGIPGVVLMERAALAVANTVKKYIESDTSPPSKSRNKILTVCGIGNNGADGIAAARILYMQGYEIDILLSGNLSKGTELFRQQLSIAQNLGISIDNNIDWNEYTIIIDGIFGIGLNKEVRENQREVIEHINKGNYTVFAVDIPSGLSADTGKPLGIAVKADYTITFGFYKTGQLLYPGPQYTGAVNIADIGFSSHIDHLLSKKRFTYDAVDLDKLPNRTAYSNKGSYGKVLVIAGSVNVSGACYFSAKAAYRSGAGLVKVMTAVENRIILQTQLPEALVVTYENRWEEAITLELLRELEWASVVVIGPGLGLSELSQRLLEIVVKNVNVPLIIDADAITLLAGDISKNGYMDVKERIKYLSGILPAKTILTPHLKELSVLLGCPLKEIKNNLLKAADVCTEQNRIRFIIKDTHTIVAGENKRYINLSGNHGMATGGMGDALTGIIAAFIAQGSEYTEAAELGVYVHGLAGDKASEEKGYYSLIASDVIDMLPKVLKM; this is encoded by the coding sequence ATGAAAAATATAGTGGATTCAGTTGAAATGAAAGCAATTGATAAATATACCATAGAAAAAATCGGTATTCCGGGGGTTGTTTTGATGGAACGTGCGGCTCTGGCAGTTGCTAATACCGTTAAGAAATATATAGAATCTGACACTAGTCCGCCTAGTAAAAGTAGGAATAAGATACTAACAGTGTGCGGTATCGGTAATAATGGTGCTGATGGGATAGCAGCGGCTCGCATTTTATATATGCAAGGTTATGAAATTGATATACTGCTGTCAGGCAATCTGAGTAAAGGCACTGAATTATTTCGCCAGCAATTGAGCATCGCCCAAAATTTAGGCATATCTATTGATAACAATATAGACTGGAATGAATATACTATTATTATCGATGGGATTTTTGGTATTGGTCTGAACAAAGAAGTAAGAGAGAATCAGCGTGAAGTAATTGAACATATTAATAAGGGGAATTATACTGTATTCGCTGTTGATATTCCTTCAGGCTTGTCGGCGGATACCGGTAAACCTCTTGGCATAGCAGTGAAAGCGGATTATACAATTACTTTTGGTTTTTATAAGACAGGACAGTTACTATATCCCGGACCGCAGTACACCGGAGCAGTAAACATTGCTGATATTGGTTTTTCTAGTCATATAGATCATTTGCTAAGCAAGAAAAGATTCACCTATGATGCCGTTGATTTAGATAAATTACCAAATAGAACAGCCTATTCTAATAAAGGCAGCTATGGAAAGGTTTTGGTGATAGCCGGTTCTGTCAATGTAAGTGGTGCCTGTTATTTTTCAGCAAAAGCTGCTTATCGCTCTGGTGCCGGCCTTGTTAAGGTTATGACAGCAGTGGAAAATAGAATTATTTTGCAGACACAGCTGCCGGAGGCTTTAGTGGTTACTTATGAGAATAGATGGGAAGAGGCTATAACTTTAGAGCTTTTAAGAGAATTGGAGTGGGCCAGCGTTGTTGTAATCGGCCCGGGACTGGGACTGTCAGAGCTATCACAAAGGCTTTTGGAGATAGTAGTAAAAAATGTGAATGTCCCACTTATAATAGACGCTGATGCAATCACTTTATTGGCTGGGGATATAAGTAAAAATGGTTATATGGATGTCAAAGAAAGAATAAAATATCTTTCGGGTATTCTGCCTGCGAAGACTATACTGACACCTCATTTGAAAGAATTATCTGTTTTACTGGGATGCCCGCTAAAAGAGATAAAAAACAATCTTTTAAAAGCTGCGGATGTATGTACAGAGCAGAATCGTATCCGGTTTATAATAAAGGATACACATACCATTGTAGCAGGTGAGAATAAGCGATATATTAACCTCTCCGGTAACCATGGAATGGCTACCGGCGGAATGGGAGATGCATTAACTGGAATAATAGCAGCTTTCATTGCACAAGGGTCAGAGTATACGGAAGCGGCAGAACTTGGAGTGTATGTCCATGGCTTAGCAGGAGATAAGGCAAGTGAAGAAAAAGGGTATTATTCCTTGATAGCCAGTGATGTTATAGATATGCTTCCGAAGGTACTTAAAATGTAA
- a CDS encoding redox-sensing transcriptional repressor Rex gives MQDKEISLAVIQRLPRYYRYLGELLENDVVRISSKELSERMKVTASQIRQDLNNFGGFGQQGYGYNVEYLYTEIGKILGLDKCYNVIIIGAGNLGQALANYTDFERRGFIIKGIFDVNPRLEGISIRGTEIHMIDELEEFVKNNTIHIAALTIPKLKAPAIAKELAKLGIKAIWNFAPIDLNLPKDVMVENVHLAESLMRLSYNLKALEESNTEE, from the coding sequence GTGCAGGATAAAGAAATATCATTGGCAGTAATACAGAGATTGCCCAGGTACTACAGATATTTGGGGGAATTACTTGAAAATGACGTGGTACGTATATCTTCAAAAGAATTAAGCGAAAGAATGAAAGTTACTGCCTCCCAGATAAGGCAGGATTTGAATAATTTCGGTGGTTTTGGACAGCAGGGATACGGTTATAATGTTGAATATTTATATACAGAGATAGGTAAAATTTTGGGGTTGGATAAATGTTACAATGTTATTATCATCGGTGCCGGTAATTTAGGTCAGGCATTAGCCAATTACACTGACTTTGAACGAAGAGGCTTTATTATAAAAGGAATTTTTGATGTGAATCCCAGACTGGAAGGTATATCTATTCGCGGGACAGAAATTCATATGATAGACGAACTGGAAGAGTTTGTTAAAAATAATACGATTCATATAGCAGCATTAACGATTCCTAAGTTAAAGGCACCAGCAATAGCAAAAGAATTAGCAAAACTAGGAATCAAGGCAATCTGGAATTTTGCGCCCATTGATTTGAATTTGCCCAAGGATGTAATGGTTGAAAATGTACACTTGGCAGAGAGTTTAATGCGCTTATCATATAATCTGAAAGCCCTGGAAGAAAGTAACACAGAAGAGTAG
- a CDS encoding ABC-F family ATP-binding cassette domain-containing protein yields the protein MILACQNISKSFGTDQILNDISFHINEREKAAIIGINGAGKSTLFKIIMGQLQADSGEVIFAKGSSVGYLAQHQDLSTENSIYDEIMTVKKDVIELDNSIRRLEENMKTVTGRELEQMLSTYTRLTHEFELKNGYAYKSEVVGILKGLGFVEADFNKPVTALSGGQKTRIALGKLLLSTPDLILLDEPTNHLDMESIAWLETYLLNYNGAVVVIAHDRYFLDKVVSKVVEIENTKAICFEGNYSAFAEKKAQQRDAMLKHYLNQQKEIKRQEEVITKLRSFNREKSIKRAESREKMLDKIERVDKPVMEQSHMSIRLEPHIISGNDVLTIKDLSKSYDALKLFDHLNFEIKRGERVSIIGNNGTGKTTILKIINQLVSYDSGEIKLGAKVKIGYYDQEHQVLSSEKTLFDELQDTYPHMDNTKIRNILAAFLFTNDDVFKRIKDISGGERGRVSLAKLMLSEANFLILDEPTNHLDITSKEILENALVNYTGTVLYVSHDRYFINKTATRILDLTNKNLINYIGNYDYYLEKKPVMEMTASSAHHNTSFKAEASTSESNLTETKMDWKLQKEEQAKLRKKQNELKRTEEEIQKLETRNEEIDTLLVQEDVFTNVSKLLELNKEKKTIEERLEELLLLWEELADA from the coding sequence ATGATTTTAGCATGTCAAAACATCAGTAAGAGCTTTGGAACTGATCAGATATTAAATGATATATCCTTTCATATAAATGAACGCGAAAAGGCTGCCATTATTGGTATTAATGGAGCAGGCAAATCTACCCTGTTTAAAATTATTATGGGTCAGTTGCAGGCTGATTCAGGAGAAGTCATCTTTGCCAAAGGAAGCAGTGTAGGTTATCTGGCACAGCATCAGGATTTGTCTACCGAAAATTCTATCTATGATGAAATAATGACCGTAAAAAAAGACGTTATAGAGCTTGACAATTCCATTCGTCGTCTAGAGGAAAACATGAAAACGGTTACCGGCAGAGAACTGGAGCAAATGCTTAGTACCTATACCCGTCTAACACATGAATTTGAACTTAAAAACGGTTATGCCTATAAAAGTGAGGTTGTGGGAATTCTAAAGGGTCTGGGATTTGTAGAGGCCGATTTTAACAAACCGGTTACAGCCCTATCCGGAGGACAAAAAACTAGAATTGCTCTTGGTAAACTTCTTCTTAGTACACCGGATTTAATTCTTCTTGACGAGCCTACAAACCATTTGGATATGGAATCCATCGCCTGGCTGGAGACCTATCTGCTTAACTATAACGGTGCAGTAGTTGTTATTGCCCATGACCGCTACTTCTTGGATAAAGTAGTTTCAAAGGTAGTAGAAATAGAAAATACGAAGGCAATCTGCTTTGAAGGTAATTACTCTGCCTTTGCAGAAAAAAAGGCTCAGCAAAGAGACGCCATGTTAAAGCATTATTTAAATCAGCAAAAAGAAATTAAACGTCAGGAAGAGGTTATTACTAAGCTGCGTTCCTTTAATAGAGAGAAATCCATAAAACGCGCGGAAAGCCGTGAAAAAATGCTGGATAAAATTGAGCGTGTAGACAAACCGGTTATGGAACAGTCTCACATGTCGATTCGCTTAGAGCCGCATATTATCAGCGGCAACGATGTTCTTACTATTAAAGATTTATCGAAGTCCTATGACGCTTTGAAGTTATTCGACCATCTGAACTTTGAGATTAAGCGAGGTGAACGTGTTTCCATTATTGGTAATAACGGTACTGGTAAAACCACTATTTTAAAAATCATCAATCAACTCGTTTCTTATGATAGTGGTGAAATTAAATTAGGTGCGAAAGTAAAAATCGGTTACTATGATCAGGAGCACCAGGTTTTAAGTTCAGAGAAGACTCTATTTGATGAGCTGCAAGATACCTATCCACACATGGATAACACAAAAATACGTAATATCCTAGCTGCTTTTTTATTCACAAATGATGATGTATTTAAGCGGATTAAAGATATCAGTGGTGGTGAGAGAGGTCGTGTTTCTCTTGCGAAATTAATGCTTTCTGAAGCCAACTTTCTGATACTGGATGAGCCCACCAACCATTTAGATATTACTTCTAAGGAAATCCTTGAGAATGCCCTTGTAAATTATACCGGTACTGTATTATATGTATCCCATGACCGTTACTTTATTAATAAAACTGCCACAAGAATTTTAGACTTAACCAATAAAAATCTCATTAATTATATAGGCAATTATGATTATTACCTGGAAAAGAAACCTGTTATGGAAATGACCGCTTCATCTGCACACCATAACACTTCTTTTAAAGCAGAGGCGAGTACTTCCGAATCCAATCTGACCGAAACAAAGATGGATTGGAAGCTGCAAAAAGAAGAACAAGCAAAACTACGTAAAAAACAGAATGAATTGAAAAGAACAGAAGAAGAAATTCAAAAATTAGAAACCAGGAATGAAGAAATTGATACTCTTTTGGTACAAGAAGATGTCTTTACCAATGTTTCAAAATTATTGGAACTCAATAAAGAAAAAAAGACCATTGAAGAACGCTTAGAGGAATTATTGCTCCTCTGGGAAGAACTCGCTGATGCGTAA
- a CDS encoding GntR family transcriptional regulator yields the protein MNDKDVHKEVTDKYSLRGRVFKKIREDILSGVYSQNEELKETTIGAELGVSRTPVREALRQLELEGLVNIIPNKGAYVNGISEKDIHDIYIIRSYLEGLCARWACEHITQEQIDELEEVVYLSEFHAKKEHHEQIVELDNKFHQLIYEASSSKILNHVLSDFHHYVQRIRKITLASDLRAANSNKEHTAILDAIRQRDGERAENLAHEHIMNTIKNISERGL from the coding sequence GTGAACGATAAAGATGTTCATAAGGAAGTTACCGACAAATATTCTCTTCGTGGACGTGTTTTTAAAAAAATCCGTGAAGATATTTTGTCCGGTGTTTATAGCCAGAATGAAGAACTGAAAGAAACCACAATTGGAGCAGAGTTGGGAGTAAGCCGAACTCCGGTCAGAGAAGCACTGCGACAGTTGGAATTAGAAGGATTGGTTAACATAATACCCAATAAAGGGGCGTATGTGAACGGAATCTCAGAAAAGGATATTCACGATATATATATAATCCGTTCTTATCTGGAAGGGCTGTGTGCAAGATGGGCTTGTGAACATATTACCCAGGAACAGATTGACGAATTAGAAGAAGTCGTATACTTATCTGAATTTCATGCAAAGAAAGAGCACCACGAACAAATCGTAGAATTAGATAACAAATTTCATCAGTTAATATATGAAGCCTCCAGCAGTAAAATACTAAATCATGTATTATCAGATTTTCATCACTATGTGCAGAGAATCAGAAAAATTACTCTAGCATCAGATCTTAGGGCGGCAAACTCTAACAAAGAGCATACAGCCATATTAGATGCAATTCGTCAAAGAGACGGAGAAAGAGCAGAAAATCTGGCTCATGAACATATTATGAATACAATTAAGAACATTAGCGAAAGAGGCTTGTAA
- a CDS encoding isocitrate/isopropylmalate dehydrogenase family protein encodes MTDFIQAAKDQFGKLLEEQLKRVEVMKQQGDFLNYKDLDKLIIGVCGGDGIGPAITSQASRVLKYLLKKDVESGKVEFKNIEGLTIERRAAEQAAIPAEVLKELKECHVILKGPTTTPRKGDPWPNVESANVAMRKELDLFANVRPVRIPEQGIDWTFYRENTEGAYAVGSKGFHVTSDLGVDFTVVTTQGTERIIRAAFEYAKANNKTRVTAVTKANIIKTTDGKFLEIFNEIAKEYPDITADDWYIDIMTAKLVDEKRRKEFQVLVLPNLYGDILTDEAAEFQGGVGTAGSANIGKRYSMFEAIHGSAPRMVDEGRDIYADPCSVIRAGAMLLAHIGYTAEADQLYKALDICTVTERKLVITGRNTGATSAEFADYLMETIEKL; translated from the coding sequence ATGACAGATTTTATTCAAGCAGCAAAAGATCAATTTGGCAAATTACTTGAGGAACAGTTAAAACGAGTAGAAGTCATGAAGCAGCAGGGTGATTTTCTAAACTATAAAGATTTAGACAAACTTATTATAGGTGTTTGCGGCGGTGATGGAATCGGACCGGCCATTACATCCCAGGCCAGTCGTGTTCTGAAGTATCTGCTGAAAAAGGATGTTGAATCCGGCAAGGTAGAATTTAAGAATATTGAGGGTCTTACCATTGAGCGCAGGGCAGCGGAACAGGCAGCAATTCCGGCGGAAGTTTTAAAGGAACTAAAAGAATGTCATGTAATCTTAAAAGGGCCAACTACAACTCCAAGAAAAGGTGACCCTTGGCCTAATGTGGAAAGTGCCAATGTTGCTATGCGTAAAGAACTGGACTTATTTGCGAATGTAAGACCTGTCAGGATACCGGAACAGGGTATTGATTGGACGTTTTACCGTGAGAATACAGAAGGAGCATATGCAGTAGGCAGCAAGGGGTTTCATGTAACTTCTGATTTAGGGGTTGACTTTACAGTAGTAACTACCCAGGGAACCGAAAGAATTATCCGCGCGGCTTTTGAATATGCAAAAGCAAATAATAAGACAAGGGTTACAGCAGTAACAAAGGCAAATATTATTAAGACAACAGACGGTAAGTTCTTAGAGATATTCAATGAAATTGCAAAAGAATACCCGGACATTACAGCAGATGACTGGTACATTGATATTATGACTGCAAAACTGGTGGATGAAAAACGAAGAAAAGAATTCCAGGTACTGGTATTACCGAATCTATATGGAGACATTCTTACAGATGAAGCAGCAGAATTCCAAGGTGGTGTAGGAACAGCAGGCAGTGCGAATATTGGTAAGAGATATTCTATGTTTGAAGCAATTCACGGTTCAGCACCTAGAATGGTGGATGAAGGAAGAGACATTTATGCAGACCCTTGCAGTGTTATTCGTGCTGGTGCTATGCTGTTAGCTCATATTGGATATACCGCAGAAGCAGACCAATTATATAAGGCACTGGATATCTGTACAGTAACAGAAAGAAAATTAGTAATTACCGGAAGGAATACCGGTGCAACCAGTGCTGAATTCGCAGACTATTTGATGGAGACCATTGAGAAACTATAG
- a CDS encoding beta/alpha barrel domain-containing protein — MENRKVFMNRQNNLLQLEEHLYPLVDVSHPNVFRNLFPYDEVPKIAFNDRIVPHNFPEEIWITDTTFRDGQQSRAPYTTDQIVTIYDYLHRLGGPKGIIRQSEFFLYSKKDRDAVYKCMERGYEFPEVTSWIRASKKDFELVKEIGMKETGILVSCSDYHIFYKMKMTRREALNHYLSVVRECLETGIAPRCHFEDITRSDIHGFVIPFCMELMKLGEEYRIPVKIRACDTMGYGVNFSGAVIPRSVQGIIYGLLTHGGVPSALIEWHGHNDFYKAVTNSTTAWLYGACGVNCSLFGIGERTGNTPLEAMVFEYAQLKGTLDGMDTTVITELAEYFTKEIGYKIPPRTPFVGKNFNVTRAGIHADGLLKNEEIYNIFDTEKFLNRPVLVSVSNTSGLAGIAHWINTYFKLKGANAVDKNDPVVIKIKEWVDEEYESGRVTVITDDELIAVIDKVKAGLSKEDTVI, encoded by the coding sequence ATGGAAAACAGGAAAGTATTTATGAATCGCCAGAATAATCTGCTTCAGTTAGAAGAGCATTTATACCCTCTGGTTGATGTATCACACCCGAATGTATTTCGGAATTTATTTCCCTATGATGAGGTGCCAAAGATTGCATTTAATGATAGAATTGTACCTCATAATTTTCCAGAAGAGATATGGATTACAGACACTACATTCCGTGATGGGCAGCAATCCAGGGCTCCTTACACAACAGATCAAATTGTAACTATTTATGATTATCTGCATCGCCTGGGAGGACCAAAAGGTATTATCAGGCAAAGCGAATTCTTTTTATACAGCAAGAAAGACAGAGATGCTGTGTATAAGTGTATGGAAAGAGGTTATGAATTTCCTGAGGTAACCTCTTGGATACGCGCCAGCAAAAAAGATTTTGAATTGGTAAAAGAAATTGGTATGAAGGAAACCGGTATTTTGGTCAGTTGTTCTGACTACCATATCTTTTATAAAATGAAGATGACAAGAAGAGAAGCCTTAAATCACTATTTAAGTGTTGTAAGAGAATGTCTGGAAACCGGCATAGCTCCCCGCTGCCATTTTGAGGACATAACCCGCTCCGATATCCATGGCTTTGTCATTCCATTTTGCATGGAATTAATGAAACTAGGTGAGGAATATAGAATTCCTGTTAAGATAAGAGCCTGTGACACCATGGGGTATGGAGTTAATTTCTCAGGTGCGGTTATTCCAAGATCCGTACAAGGTATTATATACGGGCTGTTAACCCACGGTGGCGTACCTTCTGCACTAATTGAGTGGCATGGACACAATGATTTCTATAAGGCGGTCACTAATTCCACTACTGCCTGGCTTTATGGTGCCTGCGGTGTAAACTGTTCTTTATTCGGTATTGGAGAGAGAACTGGTAATACTCCTCTTGAGGCAATGGTATTTGAATATGCCCAGCTAAAAGGGACACTGGATGGGATGGATACAACAGTGATTACAGAGCTTGCAGAATACTTTACCAAGGAAATAGGGTATAAAATTCCACCCCGCACGCCCTTTGTAGGTAAGAACTTTAATGTAACCCGTGCAGGAATACATGCGGATGGGCTATTGAAAAATGAAGAGATTTATAATATATTTGATACAGAGAAATTTTTAAACAGGCCAGTTTTAGTTTCTGTGTCCAATACTTCTGGTCTGGCAGGTATCGCCCATTGGATAAATACATATTTCAAATTAAAGGGTGCCAATGCCGTAGACAAGAATGACCCCGTGGTTATTAAGATAAAAGAATGGGTGGATGAAGAATATGAAAGCGGACGAGTAACTGTTATCACTGACGATGAATTAATAGCAGTAATTGATAAGGTTAAAGCTGGGTTATCAAAAGAAGACACGGTAATATAA